Proteins encoded together in one Cicer arietinum cultivar CDC Frontier isolate Library 1 chromosome 4, Cicar.CDCFrontier_v2.0, whole genome shotgun sequence window:
- the LOC101491242 gene encoding uncharacterized protein, producing the protein MASIQPNFYFPHPLNPPPSPFHPFNPPPPSHLFRPPPPPSHSFPPPPPHGHPPPPQPPPSHPFSPPPPHSHPPPSPHRPIAPPLPPHILPSPPPPLPPSPSPYHPTIIVIVIISFGGIALFSMLAFALFCCIQKRKKKKTQQADIVHIDEHKKVTETIVPGPFGKPTVVISVEDDVHVDEVIKKNAQLGHGLHGEASKAHEQDQGNSSNIEVESEHNHPQIENKN; encoded by the coding sequence ATGGCCTCAATTCAACCCAATTTCTACTTTCCACACCCCCTCAACCCTCCACCCTCACCTTTCCACCCTTTTAACCCTCCACCACCTTCCCATCTCTTCAGACCTCCACCACCACCATCTCACTCAtttccaccaccaccaccacatgGACACCCTCCACCGCCACAACCACCGCCATCTCATCCATTTTCTCCTCCACCACCACACTCCCATCCACCACCGTCTCCACACCGCCCCATTGCACCCCCTCTACCACCGCACATTCTCCCATCTCCACCACCACCACTTCCACCCTCTCCCTCTCCATACCACCCGACGATCATCGTCATTGTGATCATCTCATTTGGCGGCATTGCATTGTTTTCCATGCTTGCTTTCGCCTTATTTTGCTGCATtcagaagaggaagaagaagaagactcAACAAGCTGATATTGTTCATATCGATGAACATAAAAAGGTGACGGAAACAATTGTGCCTGGTCCTTTTGGAAAACCAACGGTTGTGATTTCAGTTGAAGATGATGTTCATGTTGATGAAGTAATCAAGAAGAATGCACAACTTGGTCATGGTTTGCATGGTGAAGCATCAAAAGCTCATGAGCAAGATCAAGGAAATTCTAGTAACATTGAAGTGGAAAGTGAACATAATCATCCACAAATTGAGAACAAGAATTGA
- the LOC101499585 gene encoding putative UDP-glucuronate:xylan alpha-glucuronosyltransferase 3 has protein sequence MRGPAPNTVEPRHRLSTSFSEDTSKRRSQRNKDLKDVEKALHFPFQDRSINCRPNWKIVLVIIILGTLLTIFHPPAVYNTDHIANSISRSTFVNNWNGEFDGTDPRYASLLNIDWIQITNVLESLKDKDTYQGVGLLNFNDSEIDHWKQLVPEAEHVVLHLHYASSNITWEVLYPEWIDEEEEYEVPTCPALPRIQVPGKPRLDLIAVKLPCDKSGRWSRDVARLHLQIEAARLAASSKGFHPVRVLFVTECFPIPNLFTCKDIIQREGNAWLYEPDLHKLREKLQLPIGSCELAVPLKAKENFHSERAHREAYATILHSANLYVCGAITAAQSIRMSGSTRDLVILVDETISDYHRGGLEAAGWKIHTIKRIRNPKAEPEAYNEWNYSKFRLWQLTDYDKIIFIDADLLILRNIDFLFEMPEISAIGNNATLFNSGVMVVEPSNCTFQLLMDHINEIVSYNGGDQGYLNEIFTWWHRIPKHMNFLKHFWEGDEEEKKAMKTHLFGADPPILYVIHYLGNKPWLCFRDYDCNWNVDILQEFASNIAHARWWKVHDAMPENLQKFCLLRSKQKAALEWDRRQAEKGNFSDGHWKIKIKDPRLKTCFEDFCFWESMLWHWGEKNWTDNSTVNNLPPAFTTKSLSSL, from the exons ATGAGGGGTCCCGCCCCGAACACCGTCGAGCCACGTCACCGATTGTCGACTTCATTCAG TGAAGATACTAGCAAGCGAAGGTCTCAAAGAAATAAGGATCTCAAAGATGTTGAGAAAGCATTGCATTTTCCGTTCCAAGATAGGAGTATAAATTGCAGGCCGAATTGGAAAATTGTTCTGGTTATTATTATATTGGGAACCTTGCTTACAATTTTCCATCCTCCAGCTGTTTATAATACCGATCATATAGCAAACTCTATATCACG GTCAACATTTGTAAACAACTGGAATGGAGAGTTTGATGGAACTGATCCCCGTTATGCATCACTTCTAAATATCGACTGGATCCAAATAACTAATGTTCTTGAAAGTTTGAAGGATAAGGACACATATCAGGGTGTTGGCTTGTTAAACTTCAATGACAGTGAGATTGATCACTGGAAGCAGCTGGTACCAGAAGCCGAACATGTAGTTCTTCACCTGCACTATGCTTCCAGTAACATCACTTGGGAAGTCTTGTATCCAGAATGgatagatgaagaagaagaatacgAGGTTCCTACTTGTCCGGCACTACCTAGGATTCAGGTACCAGGAAAACCACGGCTCGATCTTATTGCTGTTAAGCTACCCTGCGACAAGTCAGGGCGCTGGTCAAGAGATGTAGCTCGTTTGCACCTGCAGATTGAAGCGGCTAGACTTGCTGCCTCTTCCAAAGGGTTTCATCCTGTGCGCGTGCTTTTTGTGACGGAGTGTTTCCCAATTCCAAATCTCTTCACTTGCAAGGATATTATACAGCGTGAAGGGAATGCCTGGCTTTATGAACCCGACTTGCATAAACTCAGAGAGAAGCTGCAGTTACCAATTGGTTCATGTGAACTAGCTGTTCCTTTGAAAGCTAAAG AAAATTTTCACTCAGAAAGGGCACACCGAGAAGCTTATGCAACGATCCTGCACTCTGCAAATTTATATGTTTGTGGAGCCATTACTGCAGCTCAAAGTATTCGAATGTCTGGTTCAACACGGGATCTTGTGATTTTGGTTGATGAAACAATCAGTGATTATCATAGGGGTGGCTTGGAAGCGGCTGGATGGAAGATCCATACGATCAAAAGAATCAGGAATCCGAAAGCAGAACCGGAGGCATATAACGAGTGGAACTACAGCAAGTTCCGTCTCTGGCAGTTAACAGATTACgacaaaatcattttcattgaCGCTGACCTGCTTATACTCAGAAATATCGATTTCCTTTTCGAGATGCCTGAAATATCAGCCATAGGAAACAATGCTACACTGTTCAACTCAGGTGTAATGGTGGTTGAGCCGTCAAATTGTACATTTCAACTGCTCATGGATCACATTAATGAGATCGTGTCCTACAATGGTGGCGACCAGGGTTATCTAAACGAAATCTTCACGTGGTGGCATCGGATTCCGAAACACATGAACTTCTTGAAGCACTTCTGGGAAGGTGACGAAGAAGAGAAAAAGGCAATGAAAACCCATCTCTTTGGAGCGGATCCACCTATCCTTTATGTAATCCACTATCTCGGTAATAAACCATGGCTTTGTTTCCGAGACTATGACTGCAACTGGAACGTGGACATTCTGCAGGAGTTTGCGAGCAATATAGCTCATGCGAGGTGGTGGAAGGTCCATGACGCCATGCCAGAAAACTTGCAGAAGTTCTGTTTGCTTAGGTCGAAACAGAAGGCCGCGTTAGAGTGGGATCGTAGACAAGCGGAGAAAGGAAACTTCAGTGATGGTCACTGgaaaattaagataaaagaCCCGCGTTTGAAAACGTGCTTCGAGGATTTCTGCTTCTGGGAGAGTATGTTATGGCATTGGGGTGAAAAGAATTGGACTGATAATTCTACAGTTAACAATTTGCCACCTGCTTTCACAACCAAATCTTTATCTTCTTTATGA